Proteins from a genomic interval of Rhipicephalus microplus isolate Deutch F79 chromosome 6, USDA_Rmic, whole genome shotgun sequence:
- the LOC142764759 gene encoding uncharacterized protein LOC142764759: MYAVAKALDILQGEQYMYMGVLQPTLQSLLRYQRSLPPPKYCTPHASSLQDAVKKRFSGVLEDADLALAAAVHPKFFWMTETRKAGTLRLLEEECHALEAIFNENAATSEGTDEDDVFFQLPHSSLSCSEVQQWLSDPGSDISELAKYPKTKKIFIQRNTGISSSTPAERLFSKGRHILSIKRGKFSDENFEKQLILKCNEFCK; this comes from the exons ATGTACGCTGTGGCAAAGGCGCTGGATATACTACAAGGGGAACAATATATGTACATGGGCGTCCTGCAGCCAACACTTCAATCTCTACTGCGGTATCAGCGATCCCTCCCGCCGCCTAAGTACTGCACACCCCATGCTAGCAGTCTTCAGGACGCAGTCAAGAAAAG GTTTTCTGGAGTTTTGGAGGATGCCGATCTGGCCCTGGCAGCAGCAGTACATCCAAAGTTTTTCTGGATGACTGAAACGCGGAAAGCAGGGACGTTACGACTTCTTGAGGAAGAGTGTCATGCTCTAGAAGcaattttcaatgaaaatgcagccaccagcGAAGGAACCGACGAAGACGACGTGTTTTTTCAGTTGCCTCATTCCTCCCTTTCATGCTCCGAGGTGCAACAATGGCTCAGTGATCCCGGATCTGACATCAGCGAGCTGGCGAAGTACCCTAAGACAAAGAAGATTTTCATTCAGCGAAATACGGGAATTTCGTCCAGTACACCGGCTGAACGGCTATTCAGCAAAGGACGCCACATTTTGTCCATCAAGAGGGGAAAGTTCTCTGATGAAAACTTTGAAAAGCAACTCATTCTAAAGTGTAACGAATTTTGCAAGTAA
- the LOC142764760 gene encoding uncharacterized protein LOC142764760, giving the protein MPVDSEQQLPWPSYREYFSVLKTTAANIAVLCSISRKQYSTSETSSSNLRKHLEKKHPTALKEFDSKKRKAEHGPTVADKRHAGGSSTQTLVSCLAATTSRPKALSQSRLDRLIVNFVVSDMQCFSVVENEQFRCLINALHPSATVMNRKSLANQIDILYREQKASLITTLEKASTVCCRADCWTTSNR; this is encoded by the exons ATGCCTGTCGACTCGGAGCAGCAGTTGCCTTGGCCTTCCTACCGCGAATATTTTTCCGTGTTGAAGACGACGGCGGCAAATATTGCGGTGTTGTGCAGCATTAGCAGAAAACAGTACTCTACTAGCGAGACGTCTTCGTCAAACCTGCGGAAACATCTAG aaaaaaaacatccgacTGCACTGAAGGAGTTCGACTCCAAGAAGAGAAAAGCCGAGCATGGTCCCACTGTGGCAGACAAAAGACACGCGGGCGGTAGCTCGACGCAGACCCTGGTGTCCTGTCTTGCAGCAACAACTAGTCGACCCAAGGCTCTATCACAAAGTCGCTTAGACAGGTTAATTGTGAACTTCGTAGTCTCCGACATGCAGTGCTTTTCAGTCGTTGAAAATGAACAGTTCCGGTGCTTGATTAATGCACTGCATCCATCGGCAACGGTGATGAACAGGAAGTCATTGGCCAATCAGATCGACATCCTCTACAGGGAGCAAAAAGCGTCCCTCATCACCACCTTGGAGAAGGCATCGACGGTCTGCTGCAGAGCTGACTGCTGGACAACCTCAAACAGGTGA